One window of the Sciurus carolinensis chromosome 8, mSciCar1.2, whole genome shotgun sequence genome contains the following:
- the Prkag2 gene encoding 5'-AMP-activated protein kinase subunit gamma-2 isoform X7, with translation MRFMRSHKCYDIVPTSSKLVVFDTTLQVKKAFFALVANGVRAAPLWESKKQSFVGMLTITDFINILHRYYKSPMVQIYELEEHKIETWRELYLQETFKPLVNISPDASLFDAVYSLIKNKIHRLPVIDPISGNALYILTHKRILKFLQLFMSDMPKPAFMRQNLDELGIGTYHSIAFIHPDTPIIRALSIFVERRVSALPVVDESGKVVDIYSKFDVINLAAEKTYNNLDITVTQALQHRSQYFEGVVKCSKLETLETIVDRIVRAEVHRLVVVNEADSIVGIISLSDILQALILTPAGAKQKEAEAE, from the exons GTCAAGAAGGCCTTCTTCGCCTTGGTGGCCAATGGTGTCCGGGCAGCGCCACTTTGGGAGAGTAAAAAGCAGAGTTTTGTAG GAATGTTAACAATCACAGATTTCATAAATATACTGCATAGATATTATAAGTCACCTATG GTACAAATTTATGAATTAGAGGAACATAAGATTGAAACATGGAGGG AGCTTTATTTACAAGAAACATTTAAGCCTTTAGTGAATATATCTCCAGATGCAAG CCTCTTCGATGCTGTGTACTCgttgatcaaaaataaaatccacagattGCCAGTTATTGACCCTATCAGTGGGAATGCACTTTATATACTTACCCACAAAAGAATCCTCAAGTTCCTCCAGCTTTTT ATGTCTGATATGCCAAAGCCCGCCTTCATGAGGCAGAACCTGGACGAGCTCGGAATAGGGACGTACCACAGCATCGCCTTCATCCACCCAGACACGCCCATCATCCGAGCCTTGAGCATATTTGTGGAAAGACGGGTGTCTGCTCTGCCTGTGGTGGACGAGTCAG gaaaagtCGTAGATATTTATTCCAAATTTGATGTAAtt AATCTTGCTGCTGAGAAAACCTACAATAACCTGGACATCACCGTGACCCAGGCCCTGCAGCACCGATCACAGTATTTTGAAGGTGTTGTGAAGTGCAGTAAGCTGGAAACACTGGAGACCATTGTGGACAGGATAGTGAGAGCCGAG gTCCACCGGCTGGTGGTAGTAAACGAAGCAGATAGCATTGTGGGTATTATCTCCCTGTCAGACATTCTGCAAGCCCTGATACTCACACCAGCAG GTGCCAAACAGAAGGAGGCCGAAGCAGAGTGA